One Pantoea eucalypti genomic region harbors:
- the ubiD gene encoding 4-hydroxy-3-polyprenylbenzoate decarboxylase: MKYHDLRDFLALLEQRGELKRITQSIDPELEMTEIADRTLRAGGPALLFENPKGYDMPVLCNLFGTPKRVAMGMGQEEVSALREVGKLLAFLKEPEPPKGFRDLFDKMPQFKQVLNMPTKRLRNAPCQEVVFSGDDVDLTRIPVMKCWPGDAAPLITWGLTVTRGPHKERQNLGIYRQQVIGKNRLIMRWLSHRGGALDYLEWTKAHPGERFPVSVALGADPATILGAVTPVPDTLSEYAFAGLLRGNKTEVVKCLSNNLEVPASAEIVLEGYIEAGDMAPEGPYGDHTGYYNEVDSFPVFTVTHITQRHKPIYHSTYTGRPPDEPAVLGVALNEVLVPILVKQFPEIVDFYLPPEGCSYRLAVVTIKKQYAGHAKRVMFGVWSFLRQFMYTKFVIVCDDDVNARDWNDVIWAITTRMDPARDTVLVENTPIDYLDFASPVSGLGSKMGMDATNKWPGETQREWGTPIVKDPAVTARIDAIWDELGIFDQPPQR; the protein is encoded by the coding sequence ATGAAATATCACGATTTAAGAGACTTTCTCGCGCTGCTCGAACAGCGCGGTGAGCTAAAGCGCATTACCCAGTCGATCGATCCCGAACTGGAAATGACCGAAATTGCCGATCGCACACTGCGCGCCGGTGGTCCCGCCTTGCTGTTTGAAAACCCGAAAGGGTACGACATGCCGGTACTGTGCAATCTGTTCGGCACGCCAAAGCGCGTGGCAATGGGCATGGGCCAGGAGGAGGTCAGCGCACTGCGTGAAGTGGGTAAACTGCTGGCCTTCCTGAAAGAACCGGAGCCGCCAAAAGGCTTCCGCGATCTGTTCGATAAAATGCCGCAGTTTAAGCAGGTTCTGAACATGCCGACCAAACGGCTGCGTAATGCACCCTGTCAGGAGGTGGTGTTCAGTGGCGATGACGTTGATCTGACGCGCATTCCGGTGATGAAGTGCTGGCCCGGTGATGCGGCACCGCTGATTACCTGGGGCCTGACTGTGACGCGCGGCCCCCATAAAGAGCGGCAGAATCTTGGTATCTATCGGCAGCAGGTGATCGGCAAAAATCGTCTGATTATGCGCTGGCTGTCGCACCGTGGCGGTGCGCTTGATTATCTGGAGTGGACGAAAGCGCATCCGGGTGAGCGTTTTCCGGTGTCGGTGGCGCTGGGTGCCGATCCTGCCACCATTCTTGGTGCCGTGACGCCGGTGCCTGATACGCTGTCAGAATATGCGTTTGCCGGTTTGCTGCGTGGCAATAAAACAGAAGTGGTGAAGTGTCTCTCGAACAATCTCGAGGTGCCTGCCAGCGCTGAAATCGTGCTGGAAGGGTATATCGAAGCGGGCGATATGGCGCCGGAAGGCCCTTACGGTGACCACACGGGCTACTACAATGAAGTAGATAGCTTCCCGGTGTTTACTGTGACGCATATTACGCAGCGCCATAAGCCTATCTATCACTCTACCTACACTGGCCGTCCACCGGATGAACCTGCGGTACTGGGTGTGGCGCTGAATGAAGTGCTGGTGCCGATTCTGGTGAAGCAGTTCCCGGAGATCGTGGACTTCTATCTGCCGCCAGAGGGTTGCTCATACCGCCTCGCGGTTGTGACAATTAAAAAGCAGTACGCAGGGCATGCCAAACGTGTCATGTTTGGCGTCTGGTCGTTTTTACGGCAGTTCATGTACACCAAATTTGTTATTGTGTGTGACGATGACGTTAATGCGCGTGACTGGAACGATGTGATCTGGGCGATCACCACGCGTATGGATCCGGCTCGCGATACGGTATTAGTGGAAAATACCCCGATCGATTATCTCGATTTCGCCTCGCCTGTGTCCGGGCTGGGATCGAAGATGGGGATGGATGCGACCAACAAGTGGCCGGGTGAAACGCAGCGCGAATGGGGTACACCCATTGTGAAAGACCCTGCGGTCACCGCGCGCATTGATGCCATCTGGGATGAGCTAGGTATTTTTGATCAGCCGCCACAGCGTTGA
- the rfaH gene encoding transcription/translation regulatory transformer protein RfaH: MESWYLLYCKRGQLLRAKEHLERQEVHCLSPMIALEKIVRGKRTTVSEPLFPNYLFIEFDPEAIHTTTISSTRGVSHFVRFGTTPATVPSAVIEALETDVPQILLDPETPQSGDEVVITEGTFEGLRAIFAEPDGETRSILLLNLLNKQVMRSVDNKQFRKL; this comes from the coding sequence ATGGAATCCTGGTACTTACTCTATTGCAAACGTGGACAGCTATTGCGCGCGAAGGAGCATCTGGAGCGGCAGGAAGTGCATTGCCTGAGTCCGATGATCGCTCTGGAAAAGATCGTGCGCGGAAAACGTACCACGGTGAGTGAGCCACTGTTTCCAAATTATCTGTTTATTGAATTCGATCCGGAAGCGATTCACACCACGACCATCAGCAGCACGCGCGGTGTCAGCCACTTTGTGCGCTTCGGCACCACACCTGCGACCGTGCCATCGGCCGTGATTGAAGCGCTGGAGACTGATGTCCCGCAAATCCTGCTTGATCCGGAAACCCCTCAAAGCGGCGACGAAGTGGTTATCACTGAAGGGACCTTTGAGGGGCTGCGCGCCATCTTTGCCGAGCCGGATGGTGAAACACGCTCGATTCTGTTGCTTAATCTGCTGAACAAGCAGGTGATGCGCAGTGTGGATAACAAGCAGTTCCGCAAGCTTTAA
- the tatD gene encoding 3'-5' ssDNA/RNA exonuclease TatD: protein MFDIGVNLTSTQFASDRQKVVKRARDAGVTGMLITGTNALESQQAQRLAEAQPDFCWSTAGVHPHHASEWSTDIASTLRRLAEKPEVVAIGECGLDFNRNLSAHEQQEYAFDAQLALAAELNMPVFLHCREAHARFAAVLEPWLPKLPGAVIHCFTGTRDELEGCLAMGLSVGITGWVCDERRGLELRELLPLIPADRLLLETDAPYLLPRDMRPRPTSRRNEPCFLPHIVHQVATWRGENADELAVRIDQNARTLFRLA from the coding sequence ATGTTTGATATCGGTGTAAACCTGACCAGCACGCAATTCGCCTCCGACCGGCAAAAGGTGGTTAAACGCGCGCGTGATGCGGGCGTCACCGGCATGCTTATTACCGGCACTAATGCGCTGGAGAGCCAGCAGGCTCAGCGGCTGGCTGAAGCGCAACCCGATTTCTGCTGGTCTACCGCGGGCGTTCATCCTCATCATGCCAGCGAATGGTCCACGGACATTGCCAGTACCCTGCGTCGACTGGCTGAAAAACCGGAAGTGGTGGCTATCGGTGAGTGCGGGCTCGATTTTAATCGCAACCTGTCGGCGCATGAGCAGCAGGAGTATGCGTTTGATGCACAGCTGGCACTGGCGGCGGAACTCAACATGCCGGTGTTCCTTCACTGCCGTGAAGCCCATGCACGTTTCGCCGCGGTGCTTGAACCCTGGCTGCCAAAATTGCCGGGTGCGGTGATTCACTGCTTTACCGGCACGCGTGATGAACTTGAAGGCTGTCTGGCCATGGGATTATCCGTGGGGATCACGGGCTGGGTGTGCGATGAGCGTCGTGGTCTGGAACTGCGAGAGCTGCTGCCACTGATTCCGGCCGATCGTCTGCTGCTGGAAACCGATGCACCGTATCTGCTGCCACGCGACATGCGCCCGCGCCCGACTTCACGCCGGAACGAACCCTGCTTTTTACCGCATATTGTGCATCAGGTGGCGACATGGCGTGGGGAGAATGCTGACGAACTGGCGGTCCGCATTGATCAGAATGCGCGGACGTTGTTCAGACTGGCTTAA